In Carya illinoinensis cultivar Pawnee chromosome 6, C.illinoinensisPawnee_v1, whole genome shotgun sequence, a single genomic region encodes these proteins:
- the LOC122312967 gene encoding probable pectinesterase/pectinesterase inhibitor 20: protein MASKLFFPISVPFFVILLPFFFASLSYAAESNNNPNKTVSPGSICVHTPYPSFCKSLLPNGTSNVYGYGRFSIQKSLSQSSTFFNLLEKYLQRGSSLSTTTVSALQDCRFLTGLNMDFLSGSIENVNRTSWILPDLEADRLQTFLSAILTNQQTCLDGLKETGSASSVTNGLLGTISNNNKLYSVSLALFTKGWVPSNVTWKPTRKHVTFRNGRLPFKMSSRTRAIYDSVRGRKLLQSVDDQVTVFDIVVVSQDGSGNFTNITDAINAAPSKINPTDGYFLIYVTAGVYDENVSIPKSKRYLLMVGDGINQTIVTGNRSVVDGWTTFNSATFAVVATGFVAVDMTFRNTAGAIKHQAVAVRNGADMSTFYRCSFEGYQDTLYTHSLRQFYRECDIYGTVDFIFGNAAVVLQNCNIYPRLPMSGQFNAITAQGRIDPNQNTGTSIHNCTIRAADDLASSNTNTQTYLGRPWKEYSRTVFMQSFMDSLINPAGWREWDGSFALSTLYYAEYNNTGPGSDTAARVTWPGCHVIKSTTDAVNFTASDMLLGENWLPRTGVPYTGGLI, encoded by the exons ATGGCTTCCAAACTTTTCTTTCCCATCTCAGTTCCCTTTTTCGTTATCCTTCTTCCCTTCTTCTTTGCCTCTCTATCTTATGCTGCAGAGAGCAACAATAACCCAAACAAAACAGTCTCCCCAGGAAGCATTTGCGTTCACACCCCATACCCTTCTTTCTGCAAATCTCTGCTCCCTAACGGGACCTCAAACGTCTATGGCTATGGCCGATTTTCGATCCAGAAATCACTGTCGCAGTCCAGTACATTTTTTAACCTGCTGGAGAAATATCTTCAACGCGGGTCCTCTTTGTCCACAACCACAGTTAGCGCTCTTCAAGATTGCCGGTTTCTAACCGGACTAAACATGGATTTCTTGTCAGGCTCCATTGAGAATGTCAATAGAACCAGTTGGATTCTTCCCGACTTGGAAGCAGACAGGCTCCAAACCTTTCTTAGTGCCATTCTAACCAACCAGCAAACTTGTTTAGATGGCCTAAAAGAAACGGGGTCAGCTTCAAGTGTGACGAATGGGCTTTTGGGCACAATCTCCAATAACAACAAGCTGTACAGTGTTTCGCTAGCCCTCTTCACCAAGGGTTGGGTGCCAAGCAACGTAACATGGAAGCCCACGAGGAAACACGTCACATTCAGAAATGGACGCTTACCCTTTAAAATGTCTAGTCGGACTCGTGCTATTTACGACTCCGTgagggggaggaaacttctccaATCGGTGGATGATCAGGTTACCGTGTTTGACATTGTGGTCGTGAGCCAAGATGGAAGCGGAAATTTCACCAACATCACTGATGCCATTAATGCAGCTCCAAGCAAAATCAACCCTACTGATGGGTATTTCTTGATCTATGTCACGGCGGGTGTTTACGATGAGAATGTGTCCATTCCTAAGAGCAAGAGGTACTTGCTAATGGTTGGAGATGGCATCAATCAGACGATTGTCACAGGCAACAGAAGCGTTGTTGATGGATGGACAACCTTCAATTCCGCAACATTTG CTGTGGTTGCAACAGGTTTTGTAGCCGTGGACATGACTTTTCGCAACACTGCCGGAGCAATAAAGCACCAGGCAGTGGCAGTTAGGAATGGAGCCGATATGTCTACATTTTATCGCTGCAGCTTTGAAGGGTACCAAGACACCTTATACACACATTCTCTCAGGCAATTCTACCGAGAATGCGATATCTATGGTACAGTTGATTTCATCTTTGGAAATGCTGCGGTTGTTCTGCAGAACTGCAACATATATCCCCGTTTGCCAATGAGTGGACAATTCAATGCTATAACAGCACAAGGGCGAATCGACCCTAATCAAAACACGGGTACTTCCATTCATAATTGCACGATTAGAGCCGCCGACGACCTGGCCTCCAGTAATACAAATACTCAGACATACCTGGGAAGGCCATGGAAGGAGTACTCGAGGACAGTTTTCATGCAGAGTTTTATGGATAGTTTGATAAATCCTGCTGGTTGGCGTGAATGGGATGGAAGTTTTGCACTAAGCACCTTGTATTATGCTGAATATAACAACACAGGACCTGGATCGGACACTGCAGCTCGAGTGACATGGCCTGGTTGTCATGTGATTAAAAGCACCACGGATGCTGTCAATTTCACTGCGTCTGATATGTTACTGGGGGAAAACTGGTTGCCTCGGACAGGAGTGCCCTACACTGGTGGCTTAATATAG
- the LOC122312886 gene encoding hemiasterlin resistant protein 1-like, translating into MPRRSSGGRRASRAPPRPASVRNPPQPVNHAPSPAPAQAGSGGSILGGIGSTIAQGMAFGTGSAVAHRAVDAVMGPRTIQHETVVSEATAAAPAPTTNSLSGSDACSIHSKAFQDCLNNYGNDISKCQFYMDMLAECRRNSGSMLNA; encoded by the exons ATGCCTCGCCGAAGCTCCGGTG GAAGACGTGCTTCCCGTGCACCCCCTCGCCCTGCTTCAGTGCGAAATCCACCTCAGCCAG TTAACCATGCTCCTTCTCCAGCTCCTGCACAGGCTGGCAGTGGTGGATCCATTCTAGGAGGCATTGGTTCAACCATAGCTCAGG GAATGGCTTTTGGCACTGGAAGTGCAGTGGCCCACAGGGCTGTGGATGCTGTGATGGGTCCTCGCACTATTCAACATGAAACTGTGGTCTCTGAGGCAACTGCTGCTGCCCCGGCTCCTACTACAAACAGTCTTAGCGGCTCTGATGCATGCAGTATTCATTCCAAGGCATTCCAAGAT tgcTTGAACAACTATGGGAATGACATCAGCAAGTGTCAGTTCTACATGGATATGCTGGCCGAGTGCAGGAGGAACTCTGGTTCTATGTTGAATGCCTAA